In Lysobacter firmicutimachus, one genomic interval encodes:
- a CDS encoding DUF2939 domain-containing protein, with the protein MKKWIAALALVLALLLGYVAAGPFLTVRAIRAAVKEGNPGELSKHVDFAAIRLSLKAQVNDYLVRRAGPEVQSNPFGAIGLSLAGSVAGTAVDAIATPMGIGAVLEGRKLLRRVDGSAADRDAYAPVAPAEPLKKLSYRFESPSRFTATVANADGDPVVFVLTRDGLNWTVTDVRVPLERMLP; encoded by the coding sequence ATGAAGAAATGGATCGCCGCGCTCGCGCTCGTCCTGGCCCTGCTGCTCGGCTACGTCGCCGCCGGCCCGTTCCTGACCGTGCGTGCGATCCGTGCTGCGGTCAAGGAAGGCAACCCCGGCGAGCTGTCCAAACACGTCGACTTCGCCGCCATACGGCTCAGCCTGAAAGCCCAGGTCAACGACTACCTGGTGCGCCGCGCCGGGCCGGAGGTGCAGTCCAATCCATTCGGTGCGATCGGTCTGAGCCTGGCCGGCAGCGTCGCCGGCACCGCGGTCGATGCGATCGCTACGCCGATGGGCATCGGCGCGGTACTGGAAGGCCGCAAGCTGTTGCGCCGCGTCGACGGCAGCGCCGCAGACCGCGACGCCTACGCGCCGGTGGCGCCGGCCGAACCGCTCAAGAAGCTGAGCTATCGCTTCGAATCGCCCTCGCGCTTCACCGCCACCGTCGCCAACGCCGACGGCGACCCGGTGGTGTTCGTGCTGACCCGCGACGGCCTGAACTGGACCGTCACCGACGTGCGTGTGCCGCTGGAGCGCATGTTGCCCTGA
- a CDS encoding CHRD domain-containing protein, giving the protein MKRIALSALIATFAIAPAQAEHHEFRAVLEGEQEVPLVSTAGGGGFRARIGDGGAIHYELSYSDLEGAVTQAHIHLGQRGVNGGIAVWLCSNLASPPTPPGVQACPAPPARITGTILPADVVGPAGQGIAAGEFEELVRALRQGNAYANVHTSKFPGGEVRSQLGDRRND; this is encoded by the coding sequence ATGAAACGCATCGCCCTGAGCGCGTTGATCGCGACGTTCGCCATCGCCCCGGCGCAAGCCGAGCACCACGAATTCCGCGCGGTCCTGGAAGGCGAACAAGAGGTGCCCCTGGTCTCCACCGCAGGCGGCGGCGGCTTCCGCGCCCGCATCGGCGACGGCGGCGCGATCCATTACGAGCTGTCCTATTCCGATCTCGAAGGCGCCGTGACCCAGGCGCACATCCACCTGGGCCAGCGCGGCGTCAACGGCGGCATTGCGGTATGGCTGTGCTCCAATCTCGCCAGCCCGCCGACGCCGCCCGGCGTGCAGGCCTGCCCGGCGCCGCCGGCGCGCATCACCGGCACCATCCTGCCCGCCGACGTGGTCGGCCCGGCCGGCCAGGGCATCGCCGCCGGCGAATTCGAGGAGCTGGTCCGCGCGCTGCGCCAAGGCAACGCCTACGCGAACGTGCATACCAGCAAGTTCCCGGGCGGCGAAGTGCGCAGCCAACTCGGCGATCGGCGCAACGACTGA
- a CDS encoding 5'-nucleotidase translates to MPDRDADPLIVAISSRTLFDMEDSHALFEREGIDAYAAFQRDHEDDVLRPGIAFPLVRKLLALNHGAQAEAPRVEVILISRNSADSGLRIFNSIAHHGLSIKRAAFSNGAPPFPYIRPFGADLFLSANAEDVGAALAAGVAAATLLPATPPSRLAPHLSPDQLRIAFDGDAVIFDDEGERVSREGGLAAFTEHERSHAGEPLSGGPFRGFLDALHRLQAAFPVGQDAPIRTALVTARSIPAHERVIRTLREWNIRLDEALFLGGRSKGPFLEAFGADIFFDDSEHNIRSARDHVAAGHVPHGVANR, encoded by the coding sequence ATGCCCGACCGTGATGCCGACCCCCTGATCGTCGCGATTTCCTCGCGCACCCTGTTCGACATGGAGGACAGCCACGCGCTGTTCGAGCGCGAGGGCATCGACGCCTATGCCGCGTTCCAGCGCGATCACGAGGACGACGTGCTGCGGCCTGGCATCGCGTTTCCGTTGGTGCGCAAGCTGTTGGCGCTCAATCACGGCGCGCAGGCGGAGGCGCCCCGGGTCGAGGTGATCCTGATCTCGCGCAATTCCGCCGACAGCGGCCTGCGCATCTTCAATTCGATCGCCCATCACGGCCTGTCGATCAAGCGCGCGGCCTTCAGCAACGGCGCGCCGCCGTTTCCCTATATCCGTCCCTTCGGCGCCGACCTGTTCCTGTCGGCCAATGCCGAGGACGTCGGCGCCGCGCTCGCCGCCGGCGTGGCCGCGGCGACCCTGCTGCCGGCGACTCCGCCGTCGCGGCTGGCGCCGCATCTGAGTCCCGATCAATTGCGCATCGCCTTCGACGGCGATGCGGTGATCTTCGACGACGAAGGCGAGCGCGTGTCGCGCGAGGGCGGCCTGGCCGCGTTCACCGAGCACGAGCGCAGCCACGCCGGCGAGCCGCTGTCGGGCGGCCCGTTCCGCGGCTTCCTCGACGCCCTGCATCGGCTGCAGGCGGCGTTTCCGGTCGGCCAGGACGCGCCGATCCGCACCGCCTTGGTCACCGCGCGCTCGATTCCGGCGCACGAGCGGGTCATCCGTACCCTGCGCGAGTGGAACATCCGCCTCGACGAAGCCTTGTTCCTTGGAGGCCGCTCCAAGGGGCCGTTCCTGGAAGCCTTCGGCGCCGACATCTTCTTCGACGATTCCGAGCACAACATCCGCTCGGCGCGCGATCACGTCGCTGCCGGTCATGTGCCGCACGGCGTGGCCAATCGCTGA
- a CDS encoding amino acid permease: MPASPASPASDPQLGHALKSRQLVMMGLGSAIGAGLFLGSGVGVQTAGPAVLLSYLIAGTLIIIVMRALGEMAAARPTSGAFSVYAADAMGPTAGATLGWLWWVQIVIVVAAESVGAAGLLATVWPGLPVAATSLVFMTAFTLVNLLGVRNFGEFEFWFAILKVGAILAFIAIGAALLLGLLPEVASPRLSNFTDHGGFAPKGWAGVGAALLVVVFAFGGTEIVAVAAAETQDPERSITQAIRTVAWRILVFYVGSLAVIIAVVPWTSEALKSPFAAVLEAARIPGAATAITLVAVVALLSALNANLYGASRMIYSLAQRREAPRFLTHLSRSQVPVAAVLASVAFGFVATALELLYPEKVLPALLNVVGSTCLLVWTLSLLSQLILRRRADRAGTALPFKMWAFPYVTWLGLGILALVFALALMTPGPRVQLLSTVALTLVIAALSEVARRLRAGR; the protein is encoded by the coding sequence ATGCCCGCCAGCCCCGCCTCGCCCGCTTCCGATCCGCAGCTCGGCCACGCGCTCAAGTCGCGGCAACTGGTGATGATGGGCCTGGGCAGCGCGATCGGCGCCGGCCTGTTCCTCGGCTCCGGCGTCGGCGTGCAGACCGCCGGACCGGCGGTCCTGCTGTCGTATCTGATCGCCGGCACCCTGATCATCATCGTCATGCGCGCGCTCGGCGAAATGGCGGCGGCGCGCCCAACCAGCGGCGCGTTCTCGGTCTACGCCGCCGATGCGATGGGGCCGACCGCCGGTGCGACCCTGGGCTGGCTGTGGTGGGTGCAAATCGTCATCGTGGTCGCGGCGGAGTCGGTCGGTGCGGCCGGCTTGCTGGCGACGGTCTGGCCGGGCCTGCCGGTGGCGGCGACCTCGCTGGTGTTCATGACCGCCTTCACCCTGGTCAATCTGCTCGGGGTGCGCAATTTCGGCGAATTCGAGTTCTGGTTCGCGATCCTCAAGGTCGGCGCGATCCTGGCCTTCATCGCCATCGGCGCGGCGCTGCTGCTGGGCCTGTTGCCCGAGGTGGCCTCGCCCCGCTTGTCCAATTTCACCGATCACGGCGGCTTCGCGCCCAAGGGCTGGGCCGGGGTCGGCGCGGCCTTGCTGGTGGTGGTGTTCGCGTTCGGGGGCACCGAGATCGTCGCCGTCGCCGCAGCCGAAACCCAGGACCCGGAACGCAGCATCACCCAGGCCATCCGCACCGTGGCCTGGCGCATTCTGGTGTTCTACGTCGGCTCGCTGGCGGTGATCATCGCCGTGGTGCCGTGGACCAGCGAGGCGCTGAAGTCGCCGTTCGCGGCGGTGCTGGAGGCGGCGCGGATTCCGGGCGCGGCCACCGCCATCACCCTGGTCGCGGTCGTGGCCCTGCTGTCGGCGCTCAACGCCAACCTCTACGGCGCCTCGCGCATGATCTACTCGCTGGCCCAGCGCCGCGAGGCGCCGCGCTTCCTGACCCACCTCAGCCGCAGCCAGGTGCCGGTGGCGGCGGTGCTGGCCAGCGTCGCTTTCGGTTTCGTCGCCACCGCGCTGGAGTTGCTGTACCCGGAGAAAGTGCTGCCGGCGCTGCTCAACGTGGTCGGCTCGACCTGCCTGCTGGTGTGGACGCTGTCGCTGCTCTCGCAGCTGATCCTGCGCCGCCGCGCCGATCGGGCCGGCACCGCGTTGCCGTTCAAGATGTGGGCCTTCCCCTACGTGACGTGGCTGGGGCTGGGCATCCTCGCCCTGGTGTTCGCCCTGGCGCTGATGACCCCGGGCCCGCGCGTGCAATTGCTGTCGACCGTGGCCCTGACCCTGGTCATCGCCGCGCTCAGCGAGGTCGCCCGGCGCCTGCGGGCGGGCCGCTGA
- a CDS encoding NUDIX domain-containing protein: MNSESHRVGLVGALLMRDGLVLLGLRAGFKRLAPNRWDMLGGHVEPGETPEQALRREIEEEAGVRIDVCAPLAEVERDGIRLRIYRVDAWRGEPQACGDEHRCLHWFEPAQAAARPDLSDPWMRELLLKLA, encoded by the coding sequence ATGAACTCCGAAAGCCACCGCGTCGGTCTGGTCGGCGCCCTACTGATGCGCGACGGCTTGGTGCTGCTGGGCCTGCGCGCCGGCTTCAAGCGCCTGGCGCCGAACCGTTGGGACATGCTCGGCGGCCATGTCGAACCGGGCGAAACGCCCGAACAGGCGCTGCGGCGCGAAATCGAAGAAGAAGCCGGCGTTCGCATCGACGTCTGCGCGCCATTGGCCGAAGTGGAGCGCGACGGCATCCGGCTGCGGATCTATCGCGTCGACGCCTGGCGCGGCGAGCCGCAGGCCTGCGGCGACGAGCACCGCTGCCTGCATTGGTTCGAGCCGGCGCAGGCCGCCGCGCGACCCGACCTGTCCGATCCCTGGATGCGCGAGTTGCTGCTGAAACTGGCCTGA
- a CDS encoding NAD kinase, which yields MTATPRIAFLASHTDDAQRALAVLSARHGQHEPGDADVLVALGGDGFMLQTLHRHGALGKPVYGMKLGTVGFLMNQYADAGDGLLERLAAAEPAVLRPLEMVAQTESGATFGSLAYNEVSLLRQTRQAAHLRIDLNGQTRLDELICDGVLVATPAGSTAYNFSAHGPILPLGSAVIALTPIAAFRPRRWRGALLKADTEVKFRVLDPYKRPVSATADSHEVRDVVEVMIRESRDRTVTLLFDREHNLEERMLIEQFTSG from the coding sequence ATGACCGCGACGCCCCGCATCGCCTTCCTCGCCAGTCACACCGACGATGCGCAGCGCGCGCTCGCCGTCCTGTCGGCCCGGCACGGCCAGCACGAACCCGGCGATGCCGATGTGCTGGTCGCCCTCGGCGGCGACGGCTTCATGCTGCAGACCCTGCATCGCCACGGCGCGCTGGGCAAACCGGTATACGGCATGAAGCTGGGCACGGTCGGCTTTCTGATGAACCAGTACGCCGATGCCGGCGACGGCCTGCTCGAACGCCTGGCCGCGGCCGAACCGGCGGTGCTGCGGCCGTTGGAGATGGTGGCCCAGACCGAGTCCGGCGCGACTTTCGGCTCGCTGGCCTATAACGAGGTCTCGCTGCTGCGCCAGACCCGCCAGGCCGCGCACCTGCGGATCGACCTCAACGGCCAGACCCGTCTGGACGAGCTGATCTGCGACGGCGTGCTGGTGGCGACGCCGGCCGGCAGCACCGCCTACAACTTCTCCGCGCACGGGCCGATCCTGCCGCTGGGTTCGGCGGTGATCGCGCTGACCCCGATCGCCGCGTTCCGGCCGCGGCGCTGGCGCGGCGCGCTGCTCAAGGCCGATACCGAGGTCAAATTCCGCGTGCTCGACCCGTACAAGCGCCCGGTCAGCGCCACCGCCGATTCGCACGAGGTGCGCGACGTGGTCGAGGTGATGATCCGCGAATCGCGCGACCGCACCGTGACCCTGCTGTTCGACCGCGAGCACAACCTCGAAGAGCGCATGCTGATCGAGCAGTTCACCAGCGGCTGA